Proteins encoded within one genomic window of Tigriopus californicus strain San Diego chromosome 12, Tcal_SD_v2.1, whole genome shotgun sequence:
- the LOC131892299 gene encoding cell surface glycoprotein 1-like, with amino-acid sequence MNMFRRSWALHLSLYSLTISVTLCQSYHSPSKEYVLVPKEYLESTIHDFRSPYEAIQRPDRSAGSMYPTPADEPSPIQEYYSSPNRANNLYSQIEADFYKHAEDKNDFPPSQFWARPQAQDTRKSYEEPKNERTSSPGYYNRAPYHELYPSPNQFEDPAAVPTQAPRPRATYKYKQTPVDYEPVPEEYEELPEPEKEGNRDRFPNFKDRKRHVEGKRQRVINRQPSPQFVPTVPSVPITAVGSTITEHDLFAKAQSGQLRVPHKRPSLTLLDEDVPQYSKPHRYATYEDQDIEEYTPTENVPIRPKQRLTYPQEQRPPYHKEQRPTYPQEQPRYHDYPRPESHQAYPTDQKNEDFSDRPFAPKTQYQPVEAPNVHAYTEDYYSSQSEDEVPEQTITRRYTPPRKSSSNYPGENDFRGPPTKTKRPNKDIFITPPPTKEGSRYKSERNERPSVIDPELEAEKQKHKNIQLHNLQKLIDYADGGSKNDDPSDFKCPKDGHFGDKDDCAKFYRCAHGTALIEYCPGQLFWNSVTEQCDWPEAVDCSYTAKSLETYQLTESDPVTIYLTFDDGPNEGTPAILQALRHHNVKATFFINSRNLHDPKPELAAQNANSLLAIIADGHVIGDHSYDHMAHNSKNSPKNAYQNVEEDSKYFGIMNTYPVLDILWKADMKQYIGPVNHTMTYYVRLPYTNAWRAGNVKRDCYSCTVPGSSGQKGIEISNLLAEEKKLIFGWDQEWEIDWNRNRFKYGGKEMFFRLARDPRKKPQMVLLTHDLAYRPYALRDEQKELEEFLHLAKESGYKFATLDKYKLE; translated from the exons ATGAATATGTTTCGAAGATCCTGGGCATTGCACCTAAGCCTCTATAGCTTAACCATTAGTGTCACTTTGTGTCAGAGTTACCACAGTCCATCAAAGGAATATGTTCTTGTGCCAAAAGAATACTTAGAATCCACAATCCATGACTTTAGATCTCCGTATGAGGCCATCCAACGGCCGGATCGATCGGCGGGATCGATGTACCCAACTCCCGCAGATGAACCATCACCCATTCAGGAGTACTATTCTTCACCCAATAGGGCCAATAACTTGTACAGTCAGATTGAGGCCGATTTCTACAAACACGCCGAGGACAAAAATGATTTCCCGCCCTCCCAATTTTGGGCACGGCCTCAAGCCCAAGACACACGCAAGTCTTATGAGGAGCCCAAGAATGAGCGAACCTCGTCCCCGGGTTATTACAATAGGGCACCTTATCATGAACTTTACCCGTCGCCCAATCAATTTGAAGATCCAGCCGCCGTACCTACCCAAGCTCCACGACCTCGTGCTACCTACAAGTATAAACAGACACCGGTTGATTATGAACCCGTGCCAGAGGAGTACGAAGAGCTTCCCGAGCCTGAAAAGGAGGGCAACAGAGATcgatttccaaatttcaaagacAGAAAGCGTCATGTTGAAGGCAAACGCCAGAGAGTCATCAACAGACAACCTTCTCCCCAGTTTGTGCCAACTGTTCCTAGTGTGCCAATCACTGCGGTCGGCAGTACCATAACGGAGCATGATTTATTTGCCAAAGCACAAAGTGGTCAACTCAGGGTGCCGCATAAACGCCCCAGTTTGACTCTCTTAGATGAAGACGTCCCCCAATACTCCAAACCACACCGTTATGCAACATATGAGGATCAAGACATTGAGGAATACACTCCCACTGAAAATGTCCCAATTCGGCCCAAACAGCGGCTAACCTATCCTCAAGAACAACGACCACCTTATCACAAGGAACAACGGCCTACCTATCCTCAAGAACAACCTCGTTACCACGATTATCCCAGGCCAGAGAGCCATCAAGCATATCCGACAGATCAAAAGAATGAAGATTTTTCGGATAGGCCATTTGCTCCAAAGACGCAGTATCAACCTGTGGAAGCACCAAATGTTCATGCCTACACAGAGGACTACTACTCTTCGCAATCAGAGGATGAAGTACCAGAGCAAACCATCACACGGCGCTATACGCCTCCAAGAAAGTCGAGTTCCAATTATCCAGGAGAGAACGACTTCCGAGGTCCGCCCACAAAGACCAAGCGACCAAATAAGGACATTTTCATCACCCCGCCGCCAACCAAGGAAGGCTCAAGATACAAGAGTGAGAGAAATGAGAGGCCATCGGTGATTGACCCCGAATTGGAGGCTGAGAAACAGAAGCACAAGAATATCCAACTTCACAACCTACAAAA GTTGATTGACTATGCCGACGGTGGTTCCAAGAATGATGACCCTTCGGACTTCAAGTGCCCCAAGGATGGCCACTTTGGAGACAAGGACGATTGCGCCAAGTTCTACCGCTGTGCTCATGGAACCGCCCTGATTGAATACTGCCCAGGAcaacttttttggaattcGG TGACCGAGCAATGCGATTGGCCCGAAGCCGTGGATTGCAGTTACACCGCCAAATCGTTGGAGACATATCAATTGACCGAGAGTGACCCGGTCACTATTTACCTCACATTTGATGACGGGCCCAACGAGGGAACCCCAGCCATTTTGCAAGCCCTGCGCCACCACAATGTTAAAGCCACGTTTTTCATCAACAGCCGTAATCTTCACGACCCCAAACCCGAGCTAGCAGCTCAAAATGCCAATAGCTTACTAGCCATCATCGCCGACGGCCATGTTATAGGCGACCACTCCTACGACCACATGGCCCACAACAGCAAGAACTCTCCGAAGAACGCCTACCAGAACGTGGAAGAGGACAGCAAGTACTTTGGGATCATGAATACTTACCCTGTGTTGGATATTCTGTGGAAGGCCGACATGAAACAGTACATCGGCCCCGTCAATCATACCATGACCTACTACGTCCGACTGCCTTACACGAACGCTTGGCGAGCGGGTAATGTGAAGCGTGACTGTTACTCGTGTACGGTTCCCGGGTCATCGGGTCAAAAGGGGATAGAGATCTCGAACTTGTTGGCAGAGGAAAAGAAACTCATTTTCGGGTGGGATCAAGAATGGGAAATTGACTGGAATAGGAACCGCTTCAAATACGGTGGAAAGGAGATGTTTTTCCGCTTGGCCAGGGATCCCCGGAAGAAGCCGCAAATGGTGTTACTCACCCATGACTTAGCTTATCGACCCTATGCTTTGCGGGATGAGCAGAAGGAACTGGAggaatttcttcatttggcgAAGGAGTCGGGATACAAATTCGCCACTCTCGACAAATACAAACTCGAATGA